A genomic stretch from Primulina huaijiensis isolate GDHJ02 chromosome 14, ASM1229523v2, whole genome shotgun sequence includes:
- the LOC140957463 gene encoding 26S proteasome regulatory subunit 6A homolog isoform X2, protein MNPEEEAEEDGANIDLDSQRKGKCVVLKTSTRQTIFLPVVGLVDPDKLKPGDLVGVNKDSYLILDTLPSEYDSRVKAMEVDEKPTEDYNDIGGLEKQIQELVEAIVLPMTHQERFQKLGIRPPKGVLLYGPPGTGKTLMARACAAQTNATFLKLAGPQLVQMFIGDGAKLVRDAFQLAKEKSPCIIFIDEIDAIGTKRFDSEVSGDREVQRTMLELLNQLDGFSSDERIKVIAATNRADILDPALMRSGRLDRKIELPHPTEEARARILQIHSRKMNVHPDVNFEELARSTDDFNGAQLKAVCVEAGMLALRRDATEVNHEDFNEGIIQVQAKKKASLNYYA, encoded by the exons ACAATTTTTCTGCCCGTAGTAGGCCTGGTTGATCCTGATAAGTTGAAGCCTGGTGATCTGGTTGGAGTAAACAAAGACAGTTATCTCATCTTGGACACTTTGCCATCTGAGTATGATTCTCGAGTGAAAGCTATGGAGGTTGATGAAAAACCGACTGAAGACTATAATGATATCGGTGGCTTGGAGAAACAG ATTCAAGAATTGGTTGAGGCAATTGTATTGCCCATGACACACCAAGAGAGATTTCAAAAATTGGGAATTCGTCCACCGAAAGGAGTCCTTTTATATGGTCCCCCTGGGACAGGGAAAACTCTTATGGCCCGTGCATGTGCCGCCCAAACTAATGCTACTTTTCTGAAGCTGGCAGGTCCGCAGCTTGTGCAG ATGTTCATTGGGGATGGAGCAAAACTTGTTCGTGATGCTTTTCAACTTGCTAAAGAAAAGTCTCCTtgtatcatttttattgatgagattgatgcaATTGGTACAAAGCGTTTTGATAG TGAAGTTAGTGGGGATAGAGAAGTGCAGAGGACTATGTTAGAATTGCTCAATCAGCTTGATGGTTTTAGCAGTGACGAGAGGATAAAG GTGATTGCAGCAACAAATCGAGCTGATATCTTAGATCCTGCCTTAATGCGGTCTGGTCGGTTGGATCGAAAAATTGAATTACCCCATCCTACCGAGGAAGCTAGGGCTCGCATTTTGCAG ATTCACTCAAGAAAGATGAATGTTCATCCAGATGTCAATTTTGAGGAGCTTGCTCGCTCAACTGATGACTTCAATGGGGCACAACTCAAAGCTGTTTGTGTGGAAGCGGGCATGTTGGCCCTTCGTCGTGATGCCACTGAG GTGAACCATGAAGATTTTAATGAAGGTATAATCCAAGTTCAAGCCAAAAAGAAAGCCAGCCTAAATTACTATGCCTAG